Proteins co-encoded in one Maylandia zebra isolate NMK-2024a linkage group LG16, Mzebra_GT3a, whole genome shotgun sequence genomic window:
- the b3galt1b gene encoding beta-1,3-galactosyltransferase 1, producing MPSKVSCLYLLTVVCWASALWYLSITRPTSTYVGHMSVPIRKTVKPHKNITFNNIRTRPLNPHAFEFVINEPKKCESVTPFLVILISTTHKEFDARQAIRETWGDESTFGDVRILTIFLLGRNTDPVLNQMVEQESQIFHDIVVEDFIDSYHNLTLKTMMGMRWVATFCPKAQYVMKTDSDIFVNMDNLIYKLLKPNTKPRRRYFTGYVINGGPIRDMRSKWYMPRDLYPESKYPPFCSGTGYVFSADVAELIYKTSLHTRLLHLEDVYVGLCLRKLGIHPYQNSGFNHWKMAYSLCRYRRVITVHQISPEEMHRIWNDMSSKKHLRC from the coding sequence ATGCCTTCCAAAGTGTCATGTTTATACCTGTTGACAGTGGTCTGCTGGGCGAGCGCTCTGTGGTACTTGAGCATAACTCGCCCAACGTCCACGTACGTTGGCCACATGTCAGTGCCTATACGGAAGACTGTGAAACCTCATAAAAACATCACCTTCAACAACATCCGCACCCGCCCCCTTAACCCACACGCCTTTGAGTTTGTCATCAATGAGCCCAAGAAATGCGAAAGCGTCACGCCCTTTCTGGTCATTCTCATCAGCACCACCCACAAAGAGTTTGATGCGAGGCAGGCCATCAGAGAGACCTGGGGCGATGAGTCGACCTTCGGCGACGTCCGCATCCTTACGATCTTTCTGCTGGGCAGGAACACGGACCCTGTGCTGAACCAGATGGTGGAACAGGAGAGTCAAATCTTCCATGACATCGTGGTGGAGGACTTTATCGATTCCTACCACAATCTAACCCTCAAGACCATGATGGGAATGCGCTGGGTGGCGACTTTCTGCCCCAAAGCACAGTATGTCATGAAGACAGACAGTGACATCTTTGTCAACATGGACAATCTAATCTACAAGCTCCTGAAACCCAACACCAAACCAAGGAGGAGATATTTCACTGGCTACGTAATAAATGGTGGTCCCATTAGAGATATGCGTAGCAAGTGGTACATGCCCAGAGACTTGTATCCTGAAAGCAAATACCCACCTTTCTGCTCGGGCACCGGCTACGTGTTCTCAGCAGATGTAGCTGAGCTAATCTACAAGACTTCATTACACACAAGACTGTTGCACCTGGAGGATGTCTATGTGGGACTGTGTTTGCGAAAGCTGGGCATACACCCTTATCAGAACAGTGGTTTTAATCACTGGAAAATGGCTTACAGCCTCTGCAGATACAGGCGGGTTATCACCGTCCACCAGATCTCCCCGGAGGAGATGCACCGTATTTGGAATGACATGTCCAGCAAGAAACACTTGAGATGTTAG